A single region of the Ctenopharyngodon idella isolate HZGC_01 chromosome 21, HZGC01, whole genome shotgun sequence genome encodes:
- the usp28 gene encoding ubiquitin carboxyl-terminal hydrolase 28 isoform X2 → MKRKRCEASGESCSPADWIRQEDCPVGIRNVGNTCWFSAVIQSLFHLPVFRRLVLNHCLSEHVLEKCKSHSEKRNIAFMQELRCLFALMVGSNRRFVDPSAAVELLRDAFRTSEAQQDVSEFTHKLLDWLEDAFQLAANGANPEDKQNNPMVQLFYGTFVAERLHEGKIVSKIEQFGQYPLQVNGFNNLDECLEGAMVEGEIESLHSDQTISSGQERWFSKLPPVLTFELSRFEFNQSLGRPEKIHKKLEFPQVIYMDRYLHKNVDQTHGRRGEVKRLKDQLTALQQKLEGYKNYGSGPTKYPLADMLQYVLEFATTKPTNAFPASPVPTNPTVHTEPSSGDSSQTEPDDAGSSDGSGCLQTATQRTPIHKPFTQCRPPMEVPLQPAPHSVTEEELYFVRGCLQRWRAEVENTIIELKASIDKVSQALEGMYSDNSLCQVPYRLHAVLVHEGQASAGHYWAYIYDHAHKRWLKYNDVMVTESTWEELVRDSYGGMTNASAYCLMYINDKLPHLIAEDTDDETGQALKGMDSLPSILRRYVREDNRWFQQELREWEEQFCQAQREEAKVQTQTSTNTEEPVPEEPQNLVQEPAQQKTNEVSEEPPPDSTPAPAQGSEEPMANSAALSSISSETSENVGEGGEEHITSSQTHGQPEEQNPDQSQQPGADSASTDRAESEVEVEEQVISDEGGPEAEPDTQTEPEASSAEENPATTTRRQPENEVSEVEIPNVGKILVRSDADGYNEEMMLTPAMQGVIFAIAKARHVFDKEGPEAGLIKAFHEEFSRLYELSQEETTPQQDPRLQHVLVYFFQNQAPNRIIERALLEQFADRNLSFDERAISIMREARSKLRLIKPEDMDMDEYLQWHDDYSMFKTVFAYLLTGLEQYQNGKIREALNYLAHAHQDNSALLRKGEKKGVDQSLIALYRRKCLKELNENAATLFKSQDENDVAEGVTIMNECVIPCMHLMVRDSVSQEDLDVIELIRNCWCSYLGQDMDDSLQEKLSEFLPRVLDCSAEMVVLKEPPKVRNSPHDLCSRLTAVMESIHNTSVVIVK, encoded by the exons TCTTTGTTCCACCTGCCGGTCTTCCGTAGACTGGTGCTCAACCACTGCCTGTCTGAGCATGTGCTGGAGAAATGCAAGAGTCATTCA GAGAAAAGGAACATTGCCTTCATGCAGGAGTTGCGTTGCCTGTTTGCTCTGATGGTGGGCTCGAACCGTAGGTTTGTAGACCCCTCTGCAGCAGTCGAGCTTCTCAGGGATGCATTTAGAACCAGTGAGGCCCAACAG GATGTCAGTGAATTCACACACAAGTTGCTTGACTGGCTAGAGGACGCATTCCAGCTGGCTGCTAACGGAGC taaccCAGAGGATAAACAAAACAACCCCATGGTCCAGCTGTTTTATGGCACATTTGTGGCTGAGAGACTTCATGAAG GAAAGATTGTGTCCAAGATTGAGCAATTTGGACAATACCCTCTCCAAGTGAACGGCTTCAACAATTTAGACGAATGTTTGGAGGGCGCCATGGTTGAAGGAGAGATTGAGTCCCTTCATTCAGATCAGACAATCTCCTCTGGCCAGGAG aggtGGTTCTCCAAGCTGCCACCAGTGTTGACATTTGAACTGTCCAGATTTGAGTTCAATCAGTCTCTAGGGCGACcagaaaaaatacacaaaaaactGGAGTTTCCCCAAGTGATATATATGGACag aTACCTCCATAAAAATGTTGATCAGACCCATGGTAGAAGAGGAGAGGTCAAAAGACTCAAGGACCAGTTAACAGCTCTGCAGCAGAAACTTGAGGG ATATAAAAACTATGGCTCAGGGCCAACCAAATACCCCCTGGCAGACATGTTGCAGTATGTGCTGGAGTTTGCCACCACGAAACCCACAAATGCGTTTCCTGCCTCACCAGTACCTACAAACCCTACCGTACACACAGAACCCAGCTCAGGTGACAGCAG TCAAACAGAACCAGATGATGCTGGCTCGTCAGATGGTTCGGGCTGCCTGCAGACAGCTACACAGAGAACTCCCATACACAAGCCTTTTACTCAGTGCAGACCCCCCATGGAGGTGCCACTGCAACCAGCCCCTCACAGCGTGACCGAGGAGGAGCTGTACTTCGTCAGGGGCTGCTTACAGCGCTGGAGAGCAGAAGTTGAGAACACCATAATCG AGCTGAAAGCCAGCATTGACAAGGTCAGCCAGGCCCTGGAGGGCATGTACTCAGATAACAGTCTGTGTCAG GTGCCCTACAGGCTACACGCTGTGCTCGTCCATGAGGGACAGGCCTCCGCTGGCCATTACTGGGCGTACATCTATGATCATGCTCACAAACGCTGGCTGAAGTACAACGATGTAATGGTGACAGAGTCGACCTGGGAAGAGCTGGTTCGAGACTCGTACGGTGGCATGACCAACGCTAGTGCCTACTGCCTCATGTACATCAATGACAAGCTGCCACACCTCATAGCAG AAGACACGGACGATGAGACAGGGCAGGCTCTGAAAGGAATGGACTCCCTCCCATCTATCCTAAGGCGTTATGTTCGGGAGGATAACCGCTGGTTCCAGCAGGAGCTGAGAGAATGGGAAGAGCAATTCTGCCAAGCCCAACGTGAAGAAGCAAAAGTTCAAACACAAACTTCCACCAACACAGAGGAACCTGTCCCAGAAGAGCCACAGAACCTAGTGCAAGAACCTGcccaacaaaaaacaaatgaagtGTCTGAAGAACCACCTCCAGATTCAACACCAGCACCTGCCCAAGGCAGTGAAG AGCCCATGGCCAATTCAGCAGCTCTCAGCTCGATATCATCAGAGACAAGTGAGAATGTGGGAGAGGGAGGTGAGGAACATATCACCAGTAGCCAGACACATGGCCAGCCAGAAGAACAGAATCCAGATCAGAGTCAG CAGCCTGGGGCAGATTCAGCCTCTACAGACAGAGCAGAGTCAGAGGTTGAGGTGGAGGAGCAGGTCATCAGTGATGAGGGAGGACCAGAGGCAGAACCAGACACCCAGACAGAGCCAGAGGCCTCGTCCGCAGAGGAGAACCCAGCCACAACCACGCGCAGGCAGCCTGAGAATGAAGTTTCTGAGGTCGAGATACCCAATGTAGGCAAGATTCTGGTGCGCTCTGATGCCGATGGCTACAATGAAGAG ATGATGCTAACACCAGCCATGCAGGGCGTCATTTTTGCCATTGCCAAGGCAAGACATGTCTTTGACAAAGAAGGGCCTGAAGCAGGACTCATCAAG GCATTCCATGAGGAATTTTCCAGATTGTATGAGCTGTCCCAGGAAGAGACCACACCCCAGCAAGACCCTCGACTCCAGCATGTGCTGGTGTACTTTTTCCAAAACCAGGCACCTAACCGCATCATTGAGAGGGCATTACTGGAGCAGTTTGCGGATCGCAACCTGAGTTTTGATGAGCG GGCCATCAGTATCATGAGAGAGGCCAGATCTAAACTTCGTCTCATTAAACCAGAAGACATGGACATGGATGAATACTTG CAATGGCATGATGACTACAGCATGTTCAAGACAGTGTTTGCCTACCTGTTGACAGGTCTCGAGCAGTATCAGAATGGAAA GATAAGAGAAGCTCTGAATTATCTCGCACATGCACACCAGGACAACTCAGCCCTACTTAGGAAAGGGGAGAAGAAAGGAGTGGACCAGTCACTTATAGCACTTTACAGGAGAAAGTGTCTGAAA GAGCTGAATGAGAACGCAGCCACACTCTTTAAAAGTCAAGATGAAAATGACGTGGCAGAGGGAGTGACCATCATGAACGAGTGTGTCATACCTTGCATGCACCTCATGGTCAGAGACAGTGTCAGCCAAGAGGATTTGGATGTCATAGAGCTGATCAGGAATTGCTGGTGCTCCTACCTGGGGCAGGACATGGATG attcTCTTCAGGAAAAGCTCAGTGAATTCCTGCCCAGAGTCCTGGACTGTTCTGCAGAAATGGTGGTGCTAAAGGAGCCCCCGAAAGTGAGGAACTCCCCCCACGATCTGTGTAGCCGTCTGACTGCCGTCATGGAGTCCATTCACAACACCTCAGTCGTCATTGTGAAGTGA